TTCGGCGGCGCCATGCCGCATGCGCTGGGCGTGACGCTGGCACTGGCCAAGTTCAACCGCATCGTCAAGGTCGATCCGGTCAGCCGCACGGCGGTGGTGCAGTGCGGCGTGCGCAACCTGGCCATCAGCGAGGCGGCGGCGCGTTTCGGCCTGTACTACGCGCCCGACCCCAGCAGCCAGATCGCCTGCACCATCGGCGGCAACGTGGCCGAAAACTCCGGCGGCGTGCACTGCCTGAAGTACGGCCTCACGGTGCACAACGTGCTCAAGGTGCGCGGCTACACGGTGGAGGGCGAGGCCATCGAGTTTGGCGGCGAGGCGCTCGACGCGCCGGGCCTCGACCTGCTGGCGGTGATGGTGGGCAGCGAGGGCATGCTGGCGGTGATCACCGAGGTCACGGTCAAGCTCACGCCCAAGCCGCAGGTGGCGCGCTGCATCATGGCCAGCTTCGACGACATCCGCAAAGCCGGCGACGCGGTGGCCGCGGTGATCGCCGCCGGCATCATCCCGGCCGGGCTGGAGATGATGGACAAGCCGATGACCGCCGCGGTGGAAGACTTCGTGCACGCCGGCTACGACCTGAGCGCCGAGGCCATCCTGCTGTGCGAGAGCGACGGCACGCCCGAGGAGGTGGAAGAAGAGATCGGCCGCATGCTGGCGGTGCTGCAACGCTGCGGTGCCACCCAGCTCACGGTCAGCGAGAACGAGGCGCAGCGGCTGAAGTTCTGGAGCGGGCGCAAGAACGCCTTCCCCGCCAGCGGCCGCATCAGCCCCGACTACATGTGCATGGACAGCACCATCCCGCGCAAGCGCCTGGCCGACATCCTGATCGCCATTGCCGAGATGGAG
The genomic region above belongs to Aquabacterium sp. OR-4 and contains:
- a CDS encoding FAD-linked oxidase C-terminal domain-containing protein, whose protein sequence is MNAPTPALALTATAAPTDSPDRAARAERQREVVAALARQLPAHALLWQAEDTVPYECDGLTAYRERPLVVALPETEDQVAAVLRACHALQVPVVARGAGTGLFGGAMPHALGVTLALAKFNRIVKVDPVSRTAVVQCGVRNLAISEAAARFGLYYAPDPSSQIACTIGGNVAENSGGVHCLKYGLTVHNVLKVRGYTVEGEAIEFGGEALDAPGLDLLAVMVGSEGMLAVITEVTVKLTPKPQVARCIMASFDDIRKAGDAVAAVIAAGIIPAGLEMMDKPMTAAVEDFVHAGYDLSAEAILLCESDGTPEEVEEEIGRMLAVLQRCGATQLTVSENEAQRLKFWSGRKNAFPASGRISPDYMCMDSTIPRKRLADILIAIAEMEKKYQLRCCNVFHAGDGNLHPLILFDANDPDQMHRCELFGADILETSVAMGGTVTGEHGVGVEKLSSMCVQFSAEEREQMLALKHAFDPQGTLNPGKVIPTLHRCAEYGRMHVKKGLLPFPELERF